In one window of Brassica rapa cultivar Chiifu-401-42 chromosome A07, CAAS_Brap_v3.01, whole genome shotgun sequence DNA:
- the LOC103829299 gene encoding heavy metal-associated isoprenylated plant protein 22: MGALDFLFDYFSNSFDVSIRKRKKHKVMQTVNIKVKIDCDGCERKIKNAVSSMKGAKSVEVNRKMHKVTVSGYVDPKKVLKRVQSTGKKKAELWPYVPYTMVAYPYAAGAYDKRAPAGFVRKSEQAQAQPGGTDDKLMSLFSDENPNACIVM; encoded by the exons ATGGGAGCTCTCGACTTTCTCTTCGACTATTTCTCTAATAGTTTCGATGTTTCGATAAGAAAACGGAAGAAGCATAAAGTCATGCAG ACAGTGAACATAAAGGTGAAGATAGACTGTGACGGATGCGAACGCAAAATCAAGAACGCTGTTTCCTCCATGAAAG GGGCAAAATCGGTGGAAGTGAATAGAAAGATGCACAAAGTGACAGTGAGTGGCTACGTGGATCCCAAGAAAGTATTGAAGAGAGTGCAAAGCACTGGGAAGAAGAAAGCTGAGTTATGGCCGTATGTTCCTTACACGATGGTGGCTTATCCGTACGCAGCTGGAGCTTACGACAAGAGGGCACCAGCGGGTTTTGTGAGGAAGTCGGAGCAGGCTCAGGCGCAGCCGGGAGGTACAGACGATAAGCTCATGTCCCTTTTCAGCGACGAGAACCCTAACGCCTGCATCGTCATGTGA
- the LOC103829301 gene encoding ethylene-responsive transcription factor ERF069, producing MKRVVRISFTDVEATDSSSSEDDQTNTESPSPRKGKRFVKEIVIDPSDSAEVRKTRFKIRIPARLTKKFRGVRQRPWGKWAAEIRCGKAHGGIRNGGPVRLWLGTFETAEEAALAYDKAAIRLIGPHAPINFGPESPAVKQDSVAGD from the coding sequence ATGAAGCGAGTCGTGAGGATATCATTCACCGACGTGGAGGCCACCGATTCTTCCAGCAGCGAAGACGATCAGACGAACACCGAATCGCCGTCGCCACGAAAAGGGAAGAGGTTCGTCAAGGAGATCGTCATCGACCCATCCGATTCCGCCGAGGTGAGAAAGACGCGGTTTAAGATCAGGATTCCGGCGAGGCTTACGAAGAAGTTCCGAGGTGTGAGGCAGAGGCCGTGGGGGAAATGGGCGGCTGAGATCAGGTGCGGTAAAGCTCACGGTGGAATTCGCAACGGGGGACCTGTTCGTCTTTGGCTTGGGACATTCGAAACCGCCGAGGAAGCTGCTTTGGCTTACGACAAGGCCGCGATTCGGCTTATTGGGCCTCACGCGCCGATCAATTTCGGCCCAGAATCTCCGGCTGTGAAGCAAGATTCCGTTGCGGGGGACTGA
- the LOC103829303 gene encoding COP9 signalosome complex subunit 5a encodes MESSSTIARKTWELENNILTVKPPADSSSDNIFHYDGAAHAKVLKEKPWATDPNYFKRVQISALALLKMVVHARSGGTIEIMGLMQGKTDGDTIIVMDAFALPVEGTETRVNAQADAYEYMVEYSQTNKLAGRLENVVGWYHSHPGYGCWLSGIDVSTQMLNQQYQEPFLAVVIDPTRTVSAGKVEIGAFRTYPEGHKISDDHVSEYQTIPLNKIEDFGVHCKQYYSLDITYFKSSLDSHLLDLLWNKYWVNTLSSSPLLGNGDYVAGQISDLAEKLDQAESQLVQSWFGGKKASLHKKKKDELPLAKITRDSAKITIEQVHGLMSQVIKDILFISARQSDKTPSDPTDPEPMITS; translated from the exons ATGGAGTCTTCGTCTACCATCGCAAGGAAGACATGGGAGCTCGAGAACAACATCCTCACCGTGAAACCACCGGCGGATTCATCCTCCGACAACATATTCCACTACGACGGAGCTGCTCACGCCAAGGTCCTGAAGGAGAAGCCATGGGCCACCGATCCTAACTACTTCAAGCGTGTCCAAATCTCAGCGCTCGCTCTTCTCAAGATGGTTGTGCATGCTCGCTCTGGTGGCACTATCGAGATCATGGGTCTTATGCAGGGGAAAACCGATGGCGATACTATCATCGTTATGGATGCTTTTGCTTTGCCTGTTGAAGGAACCGAGACTAGGGTTAATGCTCAGGCCGATGCGTATGAGTACATGGTTGAATATTCACAGACAAATAAGCTG GCTGGGAGATTGGAGAATGTTGTTGGATGGTATCACTCTCATCCTGGGTATGGATGCTGGCTCTCGGGTATTGATGTTTCAACACAGATGCTTAACCAGCAGTATCAGGAGCCTTTCTTGGCTGTTGTTATTGATCCCACAAGGACTGTTTCGGCAGGTAAGGTTGAGATTGGGGCGTTCAGAACATATCCAGAGGGGCATAAGATCTCAGATGATCATGTTTCTGAGTATCAGACTATCCCTTTAAACAAGATCGAGGACTTTGGTGTTCATTGCAAACAG TACTATTCATTGGACATCACTTATTTCAAGTCATCTCTTGATAGCCACCTTCTTGATCTCCTTTGGAACAAGTACTGGGTGAACACACTATCTTCTTCCCCATTGCTGGGCAATGGAGACTATGTTGCTGGACAAATATCAGACTTGG CTGAGAAGCTTGACCAAGCCGAGAGTCAGCTGGTTCAATCCTGGTTTGGAGGAAAAAAGGCCAGTcttcacaagaaaaaaaag GACGAGCTTCCACTCGCTAAAATAACTCGGGATAGTGCAAAGATAACTATTGAGCAGGTTCATGGATTAATGTCACAG GTTATTAAAGACATATTGTTCATTTCCGCACGTCAGTCTGACAAAACTCCCAGCGACCCGACTGATCCAGAGCCGATGATTACATCGTGA
- the LOC103829305 gene encoding probable RNA-binding protein ARP1 isoform X2, with amino-acid sequence MTGGIGLGDTTYTKVFVGGLAWETHKDTLKKHFEQFGEILEAVVITDKASGRSKGYGFVTFKEADAASKACVDATPVIDGRRANCNLASLGLQRSKPSTPNHGGGRINNMRVMMNTMQTGFGPPHPPTTFSHYPQLPLNLFGYSPYSSDYSPFPTSLYGVYDCYSGGQYGLYSNGNGGSGGLTAAAASAAPFYPCGSGGGHGGVQFTQPQPFYHHFSSYNNPHQYSPATISVQQGVTGFPLQPPLIPYR; translated from the exons ATGACGGGAGGAATAGGGTTGGGAGACACGACGTACACAAAGGTGTTTGTGGGAGGATTAGCTTGGGAGACGCACAAGGATACGTTGAAGAAGCACTTCGAGCAGTTTGGGGAGATTTTGGAAGCTGTAGTCATCACCGACAAGGCTTCGGGCAGATCTAAGGGCTACGGATTC GTGACATTCAAGGAGGCAGATGCGGCGAGCAAGGCTTGTGTGGACGCTACTCCGGTGATCGACGGAAGAAGAGCAAATTGCAACCTTGCCTCTCTTGGTCTTCAAAGATCCAAACCCTCCACTCCTAACCATg GGGGAGGGAGAATTAACAATATGAGAGTGATGATGAACACAATGCAGACTGGTTTTGGACCACCACATCCACCAACCACTTTCTCTCACTATCCCCAGCTCCCTCTCAATCTCTTTGG GTACTCTCCATACTCGTCAGATTACTCTCCATTCCCTACG AGCTTATACGGCGTGTACGACTGCTATTCAGGGGGACAATATGGACTATATAGCAATGGAAACGGTGGAAGCGGTGGACTAACCGCAGCAGCCGCATCAGCTGCTCCATTTTATCCTTGTGGTAGCGGTGGAGGACATGGTGGGGTTCAATTCACTCAACCACAACCGTTTTATCATCACTTCTCTTCTTATAACAACCCGCACCAATACTCTCCTGCCACAATATCTGTTCAACAAG GTGTAACCGGATTTCCACTTCAGCCACCTCTCATTCCTTACCGTTGA
- the LOC103829305 gene encoding RNA-binding protein 38 isoform X1, which produces MTGGIGLGDTTYTKVFVGGLAWETHKDTLKKHFEQFGEILEAVVITDKASGRSKGYGFVTFKEADAASKACVDATPVIDGRRANCNLASLGLQRSKPSTPNHVLGGGRINNMRVMMNTMQTGFGPPHPPTTFSHYPQLPLNLFGYSPYSSDYSPFPTSLYGVYDCYSGGQYGLYSNGNGGSGGLTAAAASAAPFYPCGSGGGHGGVQFTQPQPFYHHFSSYNNPHQYSPATISVQQGVTGFPLQPPLIPYR; this is translated from the exons ATGACGGGAGGAATAGGGTTGGGAGACACGACGTACACAAAGGTGTTTGTGGGAGGATTAGCTTGGGAGACGCACAAGGATACGTTGAAGAAGCACTTCGAGCAGTTTGGGGAGATTTTGGAAGCTGTAGTCATCACCGACAAGGCTTCGGGCAGATCTAAGGGCTACGGATTC GTGACATTCAAGGAGGCAGATGCGGCGAGCAAGGCTTGTGTGGACGCTACTCCGGTGATCGACGGAAGAAGAGCAAATTGCAACCTTGCCTCTCTTGGTCTTCAAAGATCCAAACCCTCCACTCCTAACCATg TGTTAGGGGGAGGGAGAATTAACAATATGAGAGTGATGATGAACACAATGCAGACTGGTTTTGGACCACCACATCCACCAACCACTTTCTCTCACTATCCCCAGCTCCCTCTCAATCTCTTTGG GTACTCTCCATACTCGTCAGATTACTCTCCATTCCCTACG AGCTTATACGGCGTGTACGACTGCTATTCAGGGGGACAATATGGACTATATAGCAATGGAAACGGTGGAAGCGGTGGACTAACCGCAGCAGCCGCATCAGCTGCTCCATTTTATCCTTGTGGTAGCGGTGGAGGACATGGTGGGGTTCAATTCACTCAACCACAACCGTTTTATCATCACTTCTCTTCTTATAACAACCCGCACCAATACTCTCCTGCCACAATATCTGTTCAACAAG GTGTAACCGGATTTCCACTTCAGCCACCTCTCATTCCTTACCGTTGA
- the LOC103829305 gene encoding probable RNA-binding protein ARP1 isoform X3 yields the protein MTGGIGLGDTTYTKVFVGGLAWETHKDTLKKHFEQFGEILEAVVITDKASGRSKGYGFVTFKEADAASKACVDATPVIDGRRANCNLASLGLQRSKPSTPNHVLGGGRINNMRVMMNTMQTGFGPPHPPTTFSHYPQLPLNLFGYSPYSSDYSPFPTSLYGVYDCYSGGQYGLYSNGNGGSGGLTAAAASAAPFYPCGSGGGHGGVQFTQPQPFYHHFSSYNNPHQYSPATISVQQVCFAVPQV from the exons ATGACGGGAGGAATAGGGTTGGGAGACACGACGTACACAAAGGTGTTTGTGGGAGGATTAGCTTGGGAGACGCACAAGGATACGTTGAAGAAGCACTTCGAGCAGTTTGGGGAGATTTTGGAAGCTGTAGTCATCACCGACAAGGCTTCGGGCAGATCTAAGGGCTACGGATTC GTGACATTCAAGGAGGCAGATGCGGCGAGCAAGGCTTGTGTGGACGCTACTCCGGTGATCGACGGAAGAAGAGCAAATTGCAACCTTGCCTCTCTTGGTCTTCAAAGATCCAAACCCTCCACTCCTAACCATg TGTTAGGGGGAGGGAGAATTAACAATATGAGAGTGATGATGAACACAATGCAGACTGGTTTTGGACCACCACATCCACCAACCACTTTCTCTCACTATCCCCAGCTCCCTCTCAATCTCTTTGG GTACTCTCCATACTCGTCAGATTACTCTCCATTCCCTACG AGCTTATACGGCGTGTACGACTGCTATTCAGGGGGACAATATGGACTATATAGCAATGGAAACGGTGGAAGCGGTGGACTAACCGCAGCAGCCGCATCAGCTGCTCCATTTTATCCTTGTGGTAGCGGTGGAGGACATGGTGGGGTTCAATTCACTCAACCACAACCGTTTTATCATCACTTCTCTTCTTATAACAACCCGCACCAATACTCTCCTGCCACAATATCTGTTCAACAAG TGTGTTTTGCTGTGCCACAGGTGTAA
- the LOC103829306 gene encoding endoglucanase 3 → MASPFLFVFLLSGLLVRNTYAGPNYREALSKSLLFFQGQRSGRLPGDQKLSWRFNSGLSDGSSAHVDLTGGYYDAGDNVKFNFPMAFTTTMLSWSSLEYGKKMGPELQNAREAIRWATDYLLKCARATPGKLYVGVGDPNGDHKCWERPEDMDTPRTVYSVSPSNPGSDVAAETAAALAASSMVFRKVDPKYSRLLLATAKKVMQFAIQYRGAYSDSLSSAVCPFYCSYSGYKDELLWGGAWLLRATNNQYYLNFIKSLGGGDQPDIFSWDNKYAGAYVLLSRRAVLNKDNNFEVYKQAAENFMCKILPNTPSSSTKYTKGGLMYKLPQSNLQYVTSITFLLTTYAKYMKSTKQTFNCGNSFIAPNALINLSKLQVDYILGVNPMKMSYMVGFGSSFPKRIHHRGSSLPSRAVRSNSLGCSGGFQSFRTQNPNPNILAGAIVGGPDRNDQYPDQRDDYSRSEPATYINAAFVGPLAYFVGKSH, encoded by the exons ATGGCTTCCCCTTTCTTGTTTGTTTTCCTTCTCTCTGGTCTTTTAGTAAGAAACACCTATGCTGGTCCCAATTACAGAGAAGCACTCTCAAAGTCATTGCTCTTTTTCCAAGGTCAGCGGTCCGGTCGCCTCCCTGGTGACCAAAAACTCTCATGGAGGTTCAACTCTGGCCTCTCTGATGGCTCCTCTGCTCAT GTGGATTTGACTGGAGGGTACTATGATGCTGGTGACAACGTGAAGTTCAATTTCCCTATGGCCTTCACCACCACCATGCTCTCCTGGAGCTCTTTGGAGTACGGTAAGAAGATGGGACCAGAACTTCAGAACGCCCGTGAAGCCATCCGTTGGGCCACGGACTATCTACTGAAATGTGCCAGGGCTACACCCGGGAAGCTTTACGTTGGAGTAGGAGACCCAAACGGTGATCACAAGTGCTGGGAACGTCCAGAAGATATGGACACTCCTCGCACAGTCTACTCTGTGTCACCCTCGAACCCTGGCTCTGATGTAGCAGCTGAAACCGCTGCTGCTCTAGCAGCTAGCTCCATGGTTTTCAGGAAAGTTGATCCCAAGTACTCTCGCTTGCTCCTGGCAACAGCCAAGAAGGTAATGCAGTTTGCTATTCAGTACCGTGGCGCTTACAGTGATTCCCTTTCCTCTGCTGTTTGTCCTTTCTACTGCTCCTACTCTGGCTACAAGGACGAGCTTCTGTGGGGAGGGGCATGGCTTCTTAGAGCAACCAACAATCAGTATTACTTAAACTTTATTAAATCCTTGGGAGGTGGAGACCAGCCTGACATATTCAGTTGGGACAATAAGTATGCTGGTGCTTATGTTCTTCTCTCACGA CGAGCAGTACTAAACAAAGACAACAACTTTGAGGTCTACAAGCAAGCAGCTGAGAATTTCATGTGCAAGATCCTTCCAAACACTCCTTCATCTTCCACAAAGTACACTAAAG GTGGCTTGATGTACAAGTTACCTCAGAGCAATCTACAATATGTGACATCAATAACATTCTTGCTTACGACCTACGCTAAATACATGAAGTCCACGAAACAGACGTTCAACTGCGGAAACTCTTTCATCGCTCCCAACGCTCTGATAAACTTGTCGAAGCTTCAAGTCGATTACATCCTCGGTGTGAATCCGATGAAAATGTCTTACATGGTTGGATTCGGATCGAGTTTCCCCAAGAGAATCCACCATAGAGGATCCTCTCTCCCGAGCCGAGCAGTCCGTTCAAATTCTCTGGGATGCAGTGGCGGGTTCCAGTCTTTTCGCACacaaaaccctaaccctaacatATTAGCTGGAGCTATTGTGGGAGGACCGGATCGAAACGACCAGTATCCAGACCAGAGAGATGATTACAGCCGGTCTGAACCAGCTACTTACATAAATGCGGCATTTGTCGGACCCTTGGCCTATTTTGTCGGAAAGTCGCATTGA
- the LOC103829308 gene encoding TVP38/TMEM64 family membrane protein slr0305 encodes MRSLTSGLIIRSSSLPFTLYKRFHFLKPCSSLKQTNKKQKQSLPPSTAPPPQTLRWLFTPKSSDDEDAKSSSDEDDDDGDAALKGTILAGVLLIGSVGGFAGVGYVYRDQINTFLTQFSTLIEGYGPAGYALFIAVNAGLEILAIPALPLTMSAGLLFGSLVGTIIVSISGTMAASVAFLIARYFARERILKLVEGNKKFLAIDKAIGENGFRVVTLLRLSPLLPFSLGNYLYGLTSVKFVPYVFGSWLGMLPGSWAYVSAGAFGRAIIQEESNVGLPGGNGQLLTLGLGLLVTALAATYVTRLAKDAIKDIDEE; translated from the exons ATGCGCAGCCTCACTTCCGGTCTCATCATCAGATCCTCTTCTCTCCCATTCACACTCTACAAACGGTTTCACTTCCTCAAGCCATGTTCTTCCCTCAAACAGACCAACAAGAAGCAGAAACAGTCTCTCCCTCCCTCCACCGCCCCTCCTCCCCAGACTCTCCGGTGGCTCTTCACTCCCAAATCCAGTGACGACGAAGACGCTAAATCCTCCTCGGATGAAGACGATGACGATGGGGATGCTGCTCTTAAGGGCACGATTCTTGCCGGCGTTTTGTTGATTGGTAGTGTTGGTGGATTCGCCGGAGTTGGCTACGTCTACAGGGACCAGATCAATACCTTTCTCACTCAGTTCTCTACTCTTATCGAAG GTTATGGTCCTGCTGGGTACGCACTGTTCATTGCCGTAAATGCTGGGCTTGAG ATACTAGCCATTCCCGCTCTCCCGTTGACCATGTCGGCTGGTCTCCTCTTCGGTTCTCTTGTTGGTACTATCATAGTTTCTATCAGTGGAACT atGGCTGCTAGTGTTGCTTTTCTGATTGCAAGATACTTTGCTAGAGAGCGTATCCTTAAGTTAGTTGAAGGCAACAAGAAGTTCCTCGCCATTGATAAAGCCATTGGTGAAAATGGGTTTAGGGTTGTTACTCTCCTTCGGCTAAGCCCTCTCCTTCCTTTCTCTCTTGGCAATTACCTCTACGGCTTGACTTCTGTCAAGTTTGTGCCTTATGTCTTTGGAAG ctgGTTGGGTATGCTTCCAGGGTCTTGGGCTTATGTCAGTGCTGGGGCTTTTGGACGAGCAATCATT CAAGAAGAATCTAATGTTGGCTTGCCTGGAGGAAACGGCCAGCTTTTAACACTCGGGTTGGGTTTGTTGGTAACTGCACTGGCTGCAACATATGTGACACGTCTTGCAAAG GATGCTATCAAGGACATTGATGAGGAGTAG
- the LOC103829307 gene encoding cytochrome c, with amino-acid sequence MASFDEAPPGNSKAGEKIFRTKCAQCHTVDKGAGHKQGPNLNGLFGRQSGTTAGYSYSAANKNKAVEWEEKTLYDYLLNPKKYIPGTKMVFPGLKKPQDRADLIAYLKEATA; translated from the exons ATGGCGTCGTTCGATGAAGCACCACCAGGAAACTCCAAGGCCGGTGAAAAGATCTTCAGAACCAAGTGCGCTCAGTGTCACACCGTCGACAAAGGCGCCGGTCACAAACAAG GACCGAACCTAAACGGGCTGTTTGGAAGGCAGTCTGGAACAACAGCCGGTTACTCTTACTCTGCGGCTAACAAGAACAAGGCTGTTGAATGGGAAGAGAAGACCTTGTACGATTACTTGCTCAATCCCAAGAAG TACATTCCTGGAACAAAGATGGTCTTCCCTGGGCTCAAGAAGCCACAAGATCGCGCTGATCTCATCGCCTACTTGAAGGAAGCTACTGCTTAG
- the LOC103829309 gene encoding ethylene-responsive transcription factor ERF019: protein MDCSESQSKYKGIRRRKWGKWVSEIRVPGTRDRLWLGSFSTAEGAAVAHDVAFYCLHQPNSLESLNFPHLLPPYIASNNTSPRSIQQAASNAGMAVDAGIVNSNGVSGNSGCGDTTAYCGNGGGVVEPLNISVYDYLDGHEHVWSSSF from the coding sequence ATGGATTGCAGCGAAAGTCAATCAAAGTACAAAGGAATCCGTCGCAGGAAATGGGGAAAATGGGTATCGGAGATCCGAGTTCCGGGAACTCGAGACCGTCTCTGGCTAGGCTCATTCTCCACCGCAGAAGGCGCCGCCGTAGCACACGACGTAGCTTTCTACTGTTTACACCAACCAAACTCACTCGAATCTCTCAACTTTCCTCACCTCCTTCCTCCTTATATCGCTTCCAATAATACTTCGCCGAGGTCTATCCAGCAAGCTGCTTCCAATGCCGGAATGGCAGTTGACGCTGGGATTGTCAACAGTAACGGCGTGTCAGGGAACTCTGGGTGTGGCGATACGACGGCGTATTGTGGGAATGGAGGTGGAGTAGTGGAGCCGTTGAATATTTCGGTGTATGATTATCTGGACGGTCATGAGCACGTttggtcttcttctttttga